Proteins found in one Corynebacterium sanguinis genomic segment:
- a CDS encoding CarD family transcriptional regulator: MEFKVGEVVVYPHHGAARIADIEEREMGGETLDFLVLKILQSDLEVRVPVKNSELVGVRDVVNEDGLRKVFSVLRETDVEEAGNWSRRYKANQERLASGDINKVAEVVRDLWRRDQGKGLSAGEKRMLGKARQILVGELALAQPVDEAKAEEMESGINEIIQRQVAAGISIDPRDELDDDVDLDDLSFDDVDDADEAEDTNSDEA; this comes from the coding sequence ATGGAATTCAAAGTCGGAGAAGTTGTTGTCTACCCGCATCATGGCGCGGCACGCATCGCCGACATTGAGGAGCGCGAGATGGGCGGGGAGACTCTCGACTTCCTCGTTTTGAAGATCCTCCAGTCCGACCTGGAGGTCCGCGTCCCCGTGAAGAACAGTGAGCTCGTCGGCGTGCGCGACGTGGTCAACGAGGACGGGCTTCGCAAGGTCTTCTCCGTGCTGCGCGAGACCGACGTCGAGGAGGCCGGCAACTGGTCGCGGCGCTACAAGGCGAACCAGGAGCGCCTCGCCTCCGGCGACATCAATAAGGTCGCCGAGGTGGTGCGCGACCTGTGGCGCCGCGACCAGGGCAAGGGCCTGTCCGCCGGCGAGAAGCGCATGCTGGGCAAGGCGCGCCAGATCCTCGTCGGTGAGCTCGCGCTCGCCCAGCCCGTTGACGAGGCCAAGGCCGAGGAGATGGAGAGCGGGATCAACGAGATCATCCAGCGCCAGGTGGCCGCCGGGATCTCGATCGATCCGCGCGACGAACTTGACGACGATGTCGACCTCGACGACCTGAGCTTCGATGACGTGGATGACGCGGACGAGGCAGAAGACACCAACTCCGACGAGGCCTAA
- the ispD gene encoding 2-C-methyl-D-erythritol 4-phosphate cytidylyltransferase, translated as MKRRVIALIAAAGQGTRLGAAMPKAFVPLRGRSLLERSVTAMETSQIVDEIVVVVSPEMEELAQAALQGKRVRFVHGGAERADSIWEGLKTIADDDAVVLIHDAARALTPPGMIARVARAVLDGNQAVVPVVPVADTIKVVDGERVTATPDRASLRAVQTPQGFDLKVLRAANEAYLAAQDAGFTATDDASLAEWHGVDVVTVQGDPMAFKITTPIDMRLAASITDEAEPTIFEVPGTVRKD; from the coding sequence ATGAAGCGCAGGGTCATCGCCCTGATCGCGGCGGCGGGGCAGGGAACCCGGCTCGGCGCGGCCATGCCGAAGGCGTTCGTCCCCCTGCGCGGCCGCAGCCTCCTCGAGCGCTCCGTCACCGCGATGGAAACCTCGCAGATTGTCGACGAGATCGTCGTCGTGGTCAGCCCCGAGATGGAGGAACTGGCGCAAGCCGCGCTGCAGGGCAAGCGCGTGCGCTTCGTCCACGGCGGCGCCGAGCGCGCGGACTCGATCTGGGAGGGGCTGAAAACCATTGCTGACGACGACGCCGTGGTGCTCATCCACGACGCCGCCCGCGCGCTGACCCCGCCCGGCATGATCGCCCGCGTCGCCCGCGCGGTGCTCGACGGCAACCAGGCGGTCGTGCCCGTGGTGCCGGTCGCCGACACCATCAAGGTCGTCGACGGTGAGCGGGTGACGGCGACGCCGGACCGGGCGTCGTTACGCGCCGTGCAAACCCCGCAGGGCTTTGACCTAAAGGTTCTGCGCGCGGCGAACGAGGCCTACCTCGCGGCCCAGGACGCGGGCTTTACCGCGACCGACGACGCGAGCCTGGCCGAGTGGCACGGTGTGGACGTGGTCACGGTCCAGGGCGACCCGATGGCGTTTAAGATCACCACGCCTATCGACATGCGCCTGGCGGCAAGCATTACCGATGAGGCCGAACCGACGATCTTCGAGGTCCCCGGCACCGTGAGGAAGGACTAA
- the ispF gene encoding 2-C-methyl-D-erythritol 2,4-cyclodiphosphate synthase encodes MGTLRVGTAFDAHQIQAGKECWIAGILHDGVDGCEGHSDGDVVSHAVVDAVLSAAGLGDLGSFVGVGRPEYDGVRGLQLLKELRELVDAHGIVIHNVSAQLIAQTPRMGAVREEAERALTEALGAPVSVSATTTDHMGFTGSGQGRAAVATALVELAGGPGPANG; translated from the coding sequence ATGGGCACTTTGCGTGTGGGCACAGCCTTTGACGCCCACCAGATTCAGGCGGGCAAGGAGTGCTGGATCGCCGGCATCCTCCACGACGGCGTCGACGGCTGCGAGGGCCACTCCGACGGCGATGTGGTCAGCCACGCGGTCGTCGACGCGGTGCTCTCCGCGGCCGGTCTGGGCGACCTCGGCTCGTTCGTCGGCGTCGGTAGGCCCGAGTACGACGGGGTGCGCGGCCTGCAGCTTTTAAAAGAGCTGCGCGAGCTTGTCGACGCCCACGGCATCGTAATCCACAACGTCTCCGCGCAGCTCATCGCACAGACCCCGCGCATGGGTGCGGTGCGCGAGGAGGCGGAGCGCGCGTTGACCGAGGCGCTCGGGGCGCCGGTGAGCGTCTCAGCCACGACGACCGACCACATGGGCTTTACCGGCTCCGGGCAGGGCCGCGCCGCGGTGGCGACCGCGCTGGTAGAGCTGGCGGGCGGGCCTGGACCGGCCAACGGCTAG